The Zingiber officinale cultivar Zhangliang chromosome 9A, Zo_v1.1, whole genome shotgun sequence genome window below encodes:
- the LOC122020397 gene encoding small nuclear ribonucleoprotein SmD3b-like, translating to MSRSLGIPVKLLHEAAGHIVTVELKSGDLYRGNMIECEDNWNCQLESITYTAKDGKVSQLEHVFIRGSKVRFMVIPDMLKNAPMFKRLDARIRGKGSALGVGRGRAVAMRARAQAAGRGGPPGRGAVPPIRR from the exons ATGAGCCGGAGCCTGGGGATCCCCGTGAAGCTTCTCCACGAGGCGGCAGGGCACATTGTCACGGTGGAGCTGAAGAGCGGCGATCTCTACCGCGGCAACATGATCGAGTGCGAGGACAACTGGAATTGCCAGCTCGAAAGCATCACCTATACTGCCAAG GATGGGAAAGTATCACAGCTCGAGCATGTTTTCATACGAGGCAGCAAAGTAAG GTTTATGGTCATCCCTGACATGCTGAAGAACGCGCCAATGTTCAAGCGTTTGGACGCCAGAATTAGG GGCAAAGGATCAGCTCTTGGAGTCGGTCGTGGTCGTGCTGTTGCTATGCGTGCAAGG GCGCAAGCGGCTGGGCGTGGCGGCCCTCCGGGTAGGGGAGCAGTTCCTCCGATTAGAAGGTAG